Proteins from one Tsuneonella aeria genomic window:
- the cysN gene encoding sulfate adenylyltransferase subunit CysN: MSHPLYEADALIAEDIEAYLDTHRNKSMLRFITCGSVDDGKSTLIGRLLYDSKMIFEDQLAALESDSRRVGTQGQEIDFALLVDGLAAEREQGITIDVAYRFFATEKRKFIVADCPGHEQYTRNMVTGASTADVAVILVDARKGVLVQTRRHSYLAHLVGIRSVVLAVNKMDLVGYDQQVFDTIVAEYAEFARAIGIENVTTIPISGFRGDNITERSDNTPWYSGPSLIAHLESVEVATARTAEGPLRMPVQWVNRPDLDFRGFAGLIAGGSVRAGDAVRVLPSGKTSTVARIVTLDGDLEEAAAGQSVTLTLTDEIDCSRGDVIVAADAPPQVADQFEAGVVWLDDEPMIVGRAYWMKIGTQTVSATVQHPKYEVNVNTLEHLAAKTLDLNAIGVAEIATDRPIVFEPYAENRTLGGFILIDKLTNRTVAAGMLHFSLRRAQNVHWQPTDVTREAHAALKNQTPRVLWFTGLSGSGKSTIANAVEKQLAVMNRHTFLLDGDNVRHGLNRDLGFTEADRIENIRRVGEVAKLMADAGLIVLTAFISPFRAEREMVRAMLPEGEFVEIFVDTPLAVAEARDVKGLYKKARSGELKNFTGIDSPYEPPESPDIVVNTVEMSAEEAAEAIIRRLLPLK; this comes from the coding sequence ATGAGCCACCCTCTCTACGAAGCCGACGCGCTGATCGCCGAGGATATCGAGGCTTACCTCGACACGCACCGCAACAAGTCCATGTTGCGCTTCATAACCTGCGGCAGCGTGGATGACGGCAAGTCGACGCTGATCGGACGGCTTCTCTACGACAGCAAGATGATCTTCGAAGACCAGCTCGCCGCGCTGGAAAGCGACAGCCGGCGGGTGGGAACGCAAGGCCAGGAGATCGACTTCGCGCTGCTGGTCGACGGTCTTGCCGCGGAGCGCGAGCAGGGGATCACGATCGACGTCGCCTATCGCTTCTTCGCGACGGAGAAACGCAAGTTCATCGTAGCCGATTGCCCGGGCCACGAACAGTACACCCGCAACATGGTGACCGGCGCGAGCACTGCCGACGTCGCCGTGATCCTGGTCGACGCGCGCAAGGGCGTCCTGGTGCAGACCCGGCGGCACAGCTATCTTGCGCACCTGGTCGGCATCCGAAGCGTCGTGCTGGCGGTGAACAAGATGGACCTGGTCGGTTACGACCAACAGGTGTTCGACACCATCGTGGCCGAATATGCCGAGTTCGCGCGCGCAATCGGAATCGAGAACGTCACGACGATCCCGATCAGCGGTTTCCGCGGCGACAATATCACCGAGCGCAGCGACAACACGCCGTGGTATTCGGGCCCCAGTCTCATTGCCCATCTGGAATCGGTGGAAGTCGCCACGGCGCGCACGGCCGAGGGGCCACTGCGGATGCCGGTGCAGTGGGTGAACCGCCCCGACCTCGATTTCCGCGGCTTTGCCGGGCTCATAGCAGGCGGCAGCGTTCGTGCGGGCGACGCGGTTCGTGTGCTGCCTTCGGGCAAGACGAGCACGGTCGCCCGCATCGTCACACTCGACGGCGACCTCGAGGAAGCGGCGGCGGGCCAGTCTGTCACGCTGACGCTGACGGACGAAATCGACTGTTCGCGCGGCGACGTGATCGTTGCCGCCGACGCGCCGCCGCAAGTCGCCGACCAGTTCGAGGCAGGAGTCGTCTGGCTCGATGACGAGCCCATGATCGTCGGACGCGCCTACTGGATGAAGATCGGCACCCAGACCGTGTCCGCCACGGTCCAGCACCCCAAATACGAGGTGAACGTCAACACGCTGGAACACCTGGCCGCAAAGACGCTGGACCTCAACGCCATTGGCGTGGCGGAGATCGCGACCGACCGGCCCATCGTGTTCGAACCTTATGCGGAGAACCGCACGCTCGGCGGCTTTATCCTCATCGACAAGCTGACGAACCGCACGGTCGCGGCCGGGATGCTTCACTTCAGCCTGCGGAGGGCGCAGAACGTCCACTGGCAGCCCACCGACGTGACCCGGGAAGCGCACGCCGCGCTGAAGAACCAGACGCCGCGCGTGCTCTGGTTCACGGGCCTGTCCGGCTCGGGCAAGTCCACCATCGCGAACGCGGTGGAAAAGCAGCTTGCGGTCATGAACCGCCACACGTTCCTGCTGGATGGTGACAATGTCCGCCATGGCCTCAACCGCGACCTGGGTTTCACGGAAGCCGATCGGATCGAGAACATCCGCCGCGTGGGCGAGGTCGCCAAGCTGATGGCGGATGCCGGCCTCATCGTGCTTACCGCGTTCATCAGCCCGTTTCGGGCGGAGCGCGAAATGGTACGCGCGATGCTTCCCGAAGGCGAATTCGTGGAGATCTTCGTCGATACCCCGCTGGCAGTGGCCGAGGCGCGCGACGTGAAGGGGCTCTACAAGAAGGCCCGCAGCGGCGAGCTCAAGAACTTCACCGGCATCGACAGCCCCTACGAGCCACCAGAATCGCCCGACATCGTGGTCAACACGGTAGAAATGAGCGCCGAGGAGGCGGCTGAGGCAATCATCCGTCGGTTGCTCCCGCTCAAATGA
- a CDS encoding 3'(2'),5'-bisphosphate nucleotidase CysQ, producing the protein MSMSDAELAAHLAQDAGRILLEVRDSGHYHGKDLGRAGDTEANAVLVAAVRALRPEDGLLSEEEKDNPARLGKQRVWIVDPVDGTREYGEGRTDWAVHVALAVDGVPSVGAVALPGLDLVLRSDSPAPVPPPPERLRMVVSRTRPAREALAVAEALDAELVPMGSAGAKAMAVVRGEADIYLHSGGQYEWDSCAPVAVAIAHGLHCSRIDGSPLVYNRADTFMPDLLICRQEHAGRVLQEIAALG; encoded by the coding sequence ATGAGCATGTCCGACGCAGAGCTCGCCGCACACCTGGCGCAGGATGCCGGGCGCATCCTCCTGGAAGTGCGTGACAGCGGGCATTACCACGGCAAGGACTTGGGCCGCGCGGGCGATACGGAGGCGAACGCCGTGCTCGTCGCCGCAGTGCGCGCGTTGCGCCCGGAGGATGGCTTGCTTTCCGAAGAGGAAAAGGACAACCCGGCCCGCCTCGGCAAGCAGCGCGTCTGGATCGTCGATCCGGTTGATGGCACCCGGGAATATGGCGAAGGGCGCACCGACTGGGCAGTCCACGTCGCGCTGGCGGTGGACGGCGTGCCCAGCGTGGGCGCGGTGGCACTCCCCGGCCTTGATCTCGTGCTCCGAAGCGACAGTCCCGCCCCTGTCCCGCCCCCGCCCGAAAGGCTGCGCATGGTCGTCAGCCGCACGCGTCCCGCGCGCGAAGCGCTGGCGGTGGCTGAGGCGCTCGATGCCGAACTGGTGCCCATGGGGAGCGCCGGCGCCAAGGCGATGGCCGTGGTCCGCGGCGAGGCGGATATCTACCTCCATTCCGGCGGACAGTACGAATGGGACAGCTGCGCCCCAGTGGCGGTGGCGATCGCTCATGGACTCCACTGCAGCCGCATCGACGGGAGCCCGCTTGTCTACAACCGGGCCGATACGTTTATGCCCGACCTGCTGATCTGTCGCCAAGAACACGCCGGGCGCGTGCTGCAGGAGATCGCAGCCTTGGGCTGA
- a CDS encoding CoA-acylating methylmalonate-semialdehyde dehydrogenase encodes MRDIDHFMVGGPGAPASRFKDVMNPSTGEVQARVPLGDATLLDRAVEAAKAVQPGWAATNPQRRARVMFAYKQLVEANREELAHLLSSEHGKVIDDALGDVQRGLEVIEYACGIPQVQKGEYTIGAGPGIDVYSMRQPLGIGAGITPFNFPAMIPMWMFGMAIACGNAFILKPSERDPSVPVRLAELFLEAGAPEGLLQVVHGDKEMVDAILDHPDIAAVSFVGSSDIAHYVYNRGVAAGKRVQAMGGAKNHGIVMPDADLDQVVNDLAGAAFGSAGERCMALPVVVPVGEDTAERLKAKLIPAIEALRIGVSTDREAHYGPVVTAEHKARVEQWIDTAEKEGGEIVVDGRGFTLQGHENGYFVGPTLIDHVTPDMESYKEEIFGPVLQIVRAKDFEEAVALPSKHQYGNGVAIFTRNGHAAREFASRVNVGMVGINVPIPVPVAYHSFGGWKRSAFGDTNQYGTEGMKFWTKVKTVTQRWPDGGSDGSNAFNIPTFG; translated from the coding sequence ATGCGCGACATCGATCACTTCATGGTTGGCGGCCCGGGCGCCCCGGCAAGCCGTTTCAAGGACGTGATGAACCCGTCGACCGGCGAAGTGCAGGCGCGCGTGCCGCTGGGCGATGCCACTCTGCTCGACCGTGCGGTCGAGGCGGCCAAAGCGGTGCAACCCGGCTGGGCCGCGACCAACCCGCAGCGGCGCGCGCGGGTCATGTTCGCCTACAAACAGCTGGTCGAGGCCAACCGCGAGGAGCTGGCGCATCTGCTTTCTAGCGAGCACGGCAAGGTCATCGACGATGCGCTGGGCGACGTGCAGCGCGGGCTCGAGGTGATCGAATACGCCTGCGGAATTCCCCAGGTGCAGAAGGGCGAATACACGATCGGCGCCGGCCCCGGCATCGACGTCTATTCGATGCGCCAGCCTCTCGGCATCGGCGCTGGGATCACTCCGTTCAACTTCCCGGCAATGATCCCGATGTGGATGTTCGGCATGGCGATTGCATGCGGCAACGCCTTCATCCTCAAGCCCAGCGAGCGCGACCCCAGTGTTCCGGTGCGCCTTGCCGAACTGTTCCTGGAGGCCGGCGCGCCCGAGGGGTTGCTGCAGGTGGTCCACGGCGACAAGGAGATGGTCGACGCGATCCTCGACCATCCGGATATCGCCGCGGTCAGCTTCGTCGGCTCCTCCGACATCGCGCACTATGTCTACAACCGCGGGGTCGCGGCGGGCAAGCGCGTGCAGGCAATGGGCGGGGCCAAGAACCACGGCATCGTCATGCCCGATGCGGATCTCGACCAGGTGGTGAACGATCTCGCCGGCGCGGCTTTCGGGTCCGCTGGCGAGCGGTGCATGGCCTTGCCGGTTGTGGTCCCGGTGGGCGAGGACACCGCGGAGCGGCTCAAGGCCAAGCTCATCCCGGCGATCGAGGCGCTGCGCATCGGCGTCTCGACCGACCGCGAGGCGCATTACGGCCCGGTGGTCACCGCCGAGCACAAGGCGCGGGTCGAGCAGTGGATCGACACCGCCGAGAAGGAAGGCGGCGAGATCGTCGTCGACGGGCGGGGCTTCACCTTGCAGGGCCATGAAAACGGCTACTTCGTGGGCCCGACGCTGATCGACCACGTCACGCCCGACATGGAAAGCTACAAGGAGGAGATCTTCGGCCCCGTTCTCCAGATCGTCCGTGCCAAGGACTTCGAGGAGGCGGTCGCGCTGCCCTCAAAGCACCAGTACGGCAACGGCGTCGCGATCTTCACCCGCAACGGGCACGCCGCGCGCGAGTTCGCCAGCCGCGTCAACGTGGGCATGGTCGGGATCAACGTGCCGATCCCGGTGCCGGTCGCTTACCACTCGTTCGGCGGGTGGAAGCGCAGCGCGTTCGGCGACACCAACCAGTACGGCACGGAAGGGATGAAGTTCTGGACCAAGGTCAAGACCGTCACCCAGCGCTGGCCCGACGGCGGCAGCGACGGCTCGAACGCGTTCAACATCCCGACCTTCGGCTGA